One window from the genome of Rufibacter tibetensis encodes:
- a CDS encoding HD domain-containing protein: MNKKKIFNDPVYGFITVPSDLLFDIIQHPYFQRLRRIKQLGLTEFVYPGALHTRFHHALGAMHLMSIALQSLSGKDNIITDKECEASMAAILLHDVGHGPFSHALETAIFDQVPHEQISLHIMELLNQEFGGRLQLAIDIFTDNYHRHFFHQLVSSQLDVDRLDYLNRDSFYTGVSEGKIGADRLLKMLNVADDQLVVEEKGIYSIESFLVSRRLMYWQVYMHKTVTSAEQMVMKIMQRARELTQRGYDVPASTNLQFFLRESLSILDFERDPTILKRFVSLDDYDVWSGIKAWAEHPDKILSYLSTCLLERKLFKILLSPTPFDLDFLVGVRELAQENFGISAEEAHYMVVEGKISNNAYESGGENINVLTKQSLVVDVAVASDLPNIQALSKKVEKYYVCYPKEITRMSL; the protein is encoded by the coding sequence TTGAATAAGAAAAAAATCTTCAACGACCCGGTTTACGGCTTCATCACGGTTCCGTCTGACCTTCTTTTTGACATCATCCAGCACCCCTACTTTCAGCGCCTTCGGCGGATAAAGCAGTTAGGGCTTACAGAGTTTGTGTATCCGGGGGCGTTGCATACCCGCTTTCACCACGCATTGGGTGCCATGCACCTCATGAGCATTGCCCTTCAGAGCCTGAGTGGCAAAGATAACATCATAACTGACAAAGAATGCGAAGCTTCCATGGCGGCTATTTTGCTTCATGACGTGGGGCACGGCCCGTTCTCGCACGCCTTGGAGACCGCTATCTTTGATCAGGTACCCCATGAGCAGATTTCATTGCATATCATGGAACTGCTGAACCAGGAGTTTGGTGGCCGCCTGCAATTGGCCATAGACATCTTCACCGATAATTACCACCGCCACTTCTTTCACCAACTGGTTTCCAGCCAACTAGACGTGGACCGTCTGGATTACCTTAACCGCGACAGCTTTTACACTGGCGTGTCTGAAGGAAAAATAGGCGCAGACCGGCTGCTCAAAATGTTGAACGTAGCCGATGACCAATTAGTGGTAGAGGAAAAAGGTATTTACTCCATTGAGAGTTTTTTGGTGAGCCGCCGGCTTATGTACTGGCAGGTGTACATGCACAAAACCGTAACTAGCGCCGAGCAAATGGTCATGAAGATCATGCAGCGGGCGCGTGAGCTTACCCAACGCGGCTATGATGTACCCGCCAGCACCAACCTGCAGTTCTTCCTGCGTGAGAGCCTTTCCATTCTGGACTTTGAACGGGACCCAACCATTCTGAAACGCTTCGTTTCTTTAGATGACTATGATGTCTGGAGCGGGATAAAAGCCTGGGCCGAACACCCCGATAAGATCTTAAGCTACCTTTCTACCTGTCTTTTGGAGCGGAAACTCTTCAAAATACTCCTCTCTCCTACTCCCTTTGATCTGGATTTCCTGGTGGGTGTAAGGGAGTTGGCTCAGGAGAACTTTGGCATTTCTGCTGAGGAGGCGCACTATATGGTGGTAGAAGGTAAGATCAGTAACAATGCCTATGAATCTGGAGGCGAGAACATAAATGTTCTCACTAAACAAAGCCTGGTAGTAGATGTAGCCGTGGCCTCAGATTTACCAAATATTCAAGCCTTGAGCAAAAAAGTAGAGAAGTACTACGTGTGTTATCCTAAAGAAATCACCAGAATGAGTTTATAG
- a CDS encoding STAS/SEC14 domain-containing protein — translation MIIYQSGLITLDYDPATDILYIKWPDVQDFLVPEIKQALHILVDHIRSYDIKKLLIESSKASLDIPGDEYKVVVNEFGQNLMNSRLEKLARILTPNTMRETKVEEVKQELNFSVAMRTFTDKKKALSWLKGTVAEEA, via the coding sequence ATGATCATTTATCAAAGTGGCTTGATCACCTTAGACTACGACCCAGCCACTGATATTCTATACATAAAATGGCCGGATGTCCAAGATTTTCTTGTGCCAGAGATCAAGCAGGCACTACACATCTTGGTAGATCATATTAGAAGCTATGACATCAAGAAGCTTTTAATTGAATCAAGTAAAGCCTCTTTGGATATACCCGGAGACGAGTATAAAGTAGTAGTGAATGAATTTGGGCAGAACCTCATGAACTCCCGGTTAGAGAAGTTAGCCCGTATCTTAACTCCTAACACTATGCGGGAAACGAAGGTAGAAGAAGTCAAGCAAGAGCTTAACTTCTCCGTAGCTATGCGCACGTTCACTGATAAAAAGAAAGCCCTTTCGTGGCTAAAAGGAACAGTGGCGGAAGAAGCTTAA
- a CDS encoding glycan-binding surface protein, whose amino-acid sequence MKSQIKYVLFLVVALVMAGTFTSCSEDDDLSNGGKPMITHIRVTRPAAADSLITEASQGRMIAIIGENLGNVRELWINDRKAALQSTFITNTSIITRVPTEIPNEITNKMRLVFANGEELLHDFAVDISEPKPTFMESEYVAAGEIAVIRGDFFYAPVEVFFTGANNTKVKAEVVEAKSNVLQVRVPATAQPGPLTIKSKFGESESVFWFRDNRNLIADYEDTDFTGWWHGPNFISSGDGNIRPISGKFLRLDKVDTGGWFEAWVGDGTIKQKTKNIPAAAFANPANYVLKFEINTVSPLVYNGARIHFGTGDPGGRDKATYSWSPNINTQNKWQTVTIPFKDIYEANNRNGNTFTYNANGYAVSFHFVGPGTKAQFGIDNLRVVPNVIP is encoded by the coding sequence ATGAAAAGTCAAATAAAATACGTCTTGTTCCTTGTAGTTGCCTTAGTAATGGCAGGGACTTTCACCAGCTGTTCGGAAGATGATGATCTTTCGAATGGCGGTAAACCTATGATTACCCACATCCGGGTTACCCGCCCGGCAGCAGCAGATTCCCTGATTACAGAGGCTTCTCAGGGGAGAATGATTGCTATCATAGGTGAAAACTTAGGTAATGTGCGTGAGTTATGGATAAATGACCGAAAGGCAGCGCTTCAATCTACCTTCATTACCAATACTTCTATCATTACCCGGGTACCTACAGAGATTCCTAATGAAATCACCAATAAAATGCGGCTTGTATTCGCTAATGGTGAAGAATTGTTGCATGACTTTGCAGTTGATATTAGTGAGCCAAAGCCAACTTTTATGGAAAGTGAGTACGTGGCAGCCGGAGAAATAGCAGTCATCAGAGGCGACTTCTTCTATGCCCCGGTGGAAGTTTTCTTTACCGGTGCCAATAATACTAAAGTAAAAGCTGAAGTTGTTGAAGCAAAATCTAATGTACTACAGGTAAGAGTGCCTGCTACTGCTCAACCTGGACCTTTAACGATCAAAAGCAAGTTCGGCGAGTCAGAATCAGTTTTCTGGTTCCGCGATAACCGCAACCTAATTGCTGATTATGAGGATACGGATTTTACCGGCTGGTGGCATGGTCCTAACTTTATCTCTAGCGGAGATGGTAATATTAGACCTATCAGTGGCAAATTCCTGCGCCTGGATAAAGTAGATACTGGTGGTTGGTTTGAAGCATGGGTAGGTGATGGAACTATAAAGCAAAAAACCAAAAATATTCCAGCAGCTGCTTTTGCTAATCCTGCCAATTATGTCTTGAAATTTGAGATAAATACAGTGTCTCCATTGGTTTATAATGGTGCTAGAATTCACTTTGGTACTGGTGATCCAGGAGGAAGAGATAAGGCTACTTATTCTTGGAGCCCAAATATCAATACTCAGAATAAATGGCAAACGGTAACTATTCCTTTTAAGGATATTTATGAGGCTAATAACAGAAATGGAAACACGTTTACTTATAATGCAAATGGCTACGCTGTTTCCTTCCATTTTGTAGGACCGGGTACAAAAGCCCAATTCGGGATTGACAACCTGCGGGTAGTACCAAATGTCATTCCTTAA
- a CDS encoding RagB/SusD family nutrient uptake outer membrane protein: MMNRYILAGAFAALAMFTGCKDEFLERPPLDTLTDGAFFKTDAQILAATSPLYNVAWKDYHDQASYFIGDIRGGTLFYPWDGPAERRDNVFFRATGVSRSTLWAYQACYNVIAQSNMAIYNINKLAGPDVTVAVKNQAIGEARFMRATAYSILVTTFGEVPIITDNVADLNSPGKVKNTIPSVWEFITRDYLFAADNLPLTSTQPGRVTRWSAEGMLARTYLTRAGVGSSGGQRNQDFLNKAKEYAQRVITQSGKSLVRPYENLFKYPYDNNVESLFENQWVFGDNYAAANTMASQIYPMGEIAVNNDGWGGNYSATWWMMSLYEGLITNQGDANPANDGQTLGSTPDQRLKATFMLPGFHYPEITNKVTKEKLTWAAPGATATNNFAVIKKYVVGNDLDLGGQAAQQRYPHNTYMMRLAEMYLTYVDAAIGNAESTSDPIAVQYFNDIRNRAGLPSVAGPIQMARNYPTSGRDQVFEEWVKEFAMESLTWYELVRIHYYNPQKAYSIINNQDRALFLAKPDRFPNPTGWTFTKTSWMTERNPNVSASNFFMPLPSVELSQSPSLAQPAVDYKFD; encoded by the coding sequence ATGATGAATAGATATATTTTAGCCGGGGCGTTTGCCGCCCTGGCTATGTTCACCGGTTGTAAAGATGAATTTTTAGAAAGGCCACCACTAGATACGTTAACTGACGGTGCTTTCTTTAAAACAGATGCCCAGATTTTAGCGGCGACTTCCCCTCTTTATAATGTAGCCTGGAAAGACTATCATGACCAAGCCTCCTATTTCATAGGTGACATTCGCGGAGGTACTTTGTTTTATCCATGGGATGGTCCGGCAGAGCGGCGGGATAATGTGTTCTTCAGAGCTACCGGCGTTTCAAGATCTACCTTATGGGCTTACCAAGCTTGCTATAATGTTATTGCGCAGTCAAACATGGCTATTTATAACATTAATAAGTTAGCTGGGCCAGACGTAACTGTTGCGGTTAAGAACCAGGCAATTGGTGAAGCACGTTTTATGCGCGCAACTGCCTATAGCATTTTGGTAACAACTTTTGGGGAAGTTCCTATTATCACTGACAACGTTGCAGATTTAAATAGTCCTGGTAAGGTTAAAAACACTATTCCAAGTGTATGGGAGTTTATTACCCGTGATTATTTGTTTGCAGCAGATAACCTGCCTCTCACTTCCACACAACCCGGAAGAGTAACCAGATGGTCGGCAGAAGGTATGTTAGCCCGTACCTACCTTACCCGGGCTGGTGTTGGTTCATCAGGCGGACAACGGAACCAGGATTTCTTGAACAAGGCGAAAGAATATGCTCAACGCGTAATCACCCAGAGTGGTAAATCGTTGGTTAGACCTTATGAGAATCTTTTCAAGTACCCTTACGATAATAACGTTGAATCACTTTTTGAAAACCAGTGGGTTTTTGGCGACAATTACGCAGCAGCTAATACCATGGCTTCCCAAATATACCCAATGGGCGAAATAGCGGTGAATAACGATGGTTGGGGTGGTAACTACAGCGCTACCTGGTGGATGATGAGTTTATATGAAGGCTTGATTACAAACCAAGGAGATGCTAATCCGGCTAATGACGGACAAACCCTTGGCTCTACCCCTGACCAACGGTTAAAAGCCACCTTTATGCTGCCTGGTTTCCACTATCCGGAAATCACTAACAAGGTTACAAAGGAGAAATTAACCTGGGCTGCCCCTGGCGCTACGGCAACTAATAATTTTGCTGTTATCAAAAAGTATGTAGTTGGAAACGATCTGGATTTGGGTGGACAAGCCGCTCAACAAAGATATCCGCACAATACGTATATGATGCGCTTAGCAGAAATGTACCTGACTTATGTTGATGCTGCCATTGGAAATGCTGAATCAACTTCTGATCCTATTGCGGTTCAATACTTTAATGATATCCGCAACCGTGCTGGCCTACCATCTGTAGCCGGACCAATTCAGATGGCTCGTAACTATCCTACCTCTGGAAGAGACCAGGTGTTTGAAGAATGGGTGAAGGAGTTTGCCATGGAAAGTCTAACCTGGTATGAATTAGTCAGAATCCATTACTATAATCCGCAGAAAGCATATAGTATCATAAATAACCAAGACCGTGCCTTGTTCTTGGCTAAGCCAGATCGTTTTCCTAATCCAACTGGCTGGACATTTACTAAAACTTCTTGGATGACTGAACGGAATCCTAACGTAAGCGCTAGTAACTTCTTTATGCCGTTACCATCTGTGGAACTTAGCCAATCGCCAAGCTTAGCGCAACCAGCGGTTGATTATAAATTTGATTAA
- a CDS encoding SusC/RagA family TonB-linked outer membrane protein: MVSATDNSGMPGVSVVVKGTTNGASTDANGNFSLEAGNTDVLVVTFIGYVAQEVTVGDRSTINVSLREDAQTLNEVVVTGYGELRASDVPSAQTTIGAKAIERTVNTTVEQAIQGRAPGVYVTQNTGAPGGGISVNIRGINSINGSNEPLYVIDGVQVQGSTSTSGVNPLASLNPTDIESMDILQGPSATAIYGSRGTNGVVLITTKRGKAGDVRVNYSYLTSVQTPPKELEVMNLREYAQMFNEYKALAGGAIREDFLDPSLLGEGTNWQRELFNNAPMNKHQLNLSGGSESTRFYLSGEYLDQQGVAVGSGFDRASVRLNLDSKARKWLTLGANLNFAQTNEQISTTQFDIINNAIQLSPAIPVRNLDGTFGGGERRLNPDGSPDDAEQFTPANPIGLANIITNDMVRRRILGGLNATVNLAEGLEFRTSFNADYGTGAGTNFQPTYTFGFQRNIIARLDIRNETNTYWNWNQMLQYAKQFGKHSLTVMATHESQESTWQNTTLGRRGFNTNEVIDINAGEQNASQTTGGGQGDWAMESYLGRINYNFGDRYIIQGAFRADGSANFGPENRWGYFPSISAAWRVSEEPFFAVPVVSDLRLRFETGLTGNQGAGGNIYARLNPYPTPWGSGFLAANYPNPNFKWEETLTNNFGINLGLFENRVQLEADYYIKKTDNVIVRSSLPWYMGSTGNGSVQAPLVNFGALQNKGWSASLNTINMDKGDFKWESNLNISHFKAEVTQLYTESSIVARNAPDWYIQPLWSQRTVVGESPWFFYGFIEEGIFQTVEEVQASARPADSQGKPFPVGQNSVWVGDVKFRDLNGDGIINELDMTKIGSPWPKYFGGFTNDFSYKGFNLSVLLTGTFGNDVYNYVRFRNSNPNNINVGQNMFREARDYARVNTEGVLENPGTNVPRLSGGDVNKNFARHTSKYVEDGSFVRIKNISLNYNVPTTLLAKTRFVKGARVGVSAQNLYTFTKYTGYDPEVGSYVGPNIGNDNAPIGVDTGRYPITPIYSFNFGIDF, encoded by the coding sequence GTGGTTTCCGCCACTGATAATTCGGGGATGCCGGGCGTTAGCGTTGTGGTAAAAGGTACAACCAATGGAGCTTCTACAGATGCCAACGGTAACTTCTCCTTAGAAGCTGGCAACACAGATGTGCTAGTGGTTACATTTATTGGGTATGTCGCCCAGGAAGTAACAGTAGGAGACAGGTCTACTATCAATGTTAGCCTGAGAGAAGATGCTCAGACCCTGAACGAAGTAGTTGTTACTGGTTATGGGGAACTAAGAGCCAGTGATGTGCCTTCGGCTCAGACTACTATTGGTGCAAAAGCCATAGAAAGAACCGTTAATACAACGGTAGAACAAGCTATTCAGGGACGTGCTCCGGGTGTATACGTAACCCAAAATACAGGTGCTCCGGGTGGTGGTATTTCAGTAAACATCAGAGGTATCAACTCTATCAACGGTTCTAATGAGCCTTTATATGTGATAGATGGTGTGCAGGTGCAGGGTTCCACTTCTACTTCGGGTGTTAACCCGTTAGCTTCCCTTAACCCAACTGACATAGAAAGCATGGATATCTTGCAAGGTCCTTCTGCTACTGCTATTTACGGTTCCCGTGGTACTAATGGTGTGGTTCTAATCACCACAAAAAGAGGTAAAGCTGGCGATGTAAGAGTGAATTACTCTTATTTAACCAGTGTGCAAACCCCACCAAAAGAACTGGAGGTAATGAATCTGCGCGAATACGCCCAAATGTTTAATGAATATAAGGCCCTTGCAGGTGGAGCTATTCGCGAAGATTTCCTGGATCCTTCTCTTTTAGGAGAAGGAACAAATTGGCAGCGTGAGTTATTTAATAACGCTCCTATGAACAAGCACCAGTTGAACCTGAGCGGTGGTAGTGAAAGTACCCGCTTTTATTTGTCAGGTGAGTACCTGGATCAGCAGGGTGTAGCAGTAGGTTCAGGATTTGACCGTGCCTCCGTAAGGTTGAACTTGGATAGTAAAGCCCGTAAATGGCTTACTTTAGGTGCGAACTTAAACTTTGCTCAAACAAACGAACAAATCTCAACCACTCAGTTTGATATCATCAACAATGCCATTCAATTGTCACCAGCCATTCCTGTAAGAAATTTAGATGGAACCTTTGGTGGTGGTGAGCGCAGACTCAACCCAGATGGTAGCCCTGATGATGCTGAACAGTTTACGCCGGCCAACCCAATTGGCTTAGCTAATATCATCACCAATGATATGGTGAGACGGCGAATTCTAGGTGGCTTAAATGCAACTGTTAACCTAGCCGAAGGATTAGAATTCCGCACTTCATTCAATGCTGATTATGGAACCGGAGCAGGAACAAACTTTCAGCCAACCTATACTTTTGGTTTCCAGCGGAATATCATTGCCCGGTTAGACATCAGGAACGAAACTAATACCTATTGGAACTGGAACCAAATGTTACAATATGCTAAACAGTTTGGAAAGCATAGTTTAACTGTAATGGCCACGCACGAATCACAGGAGTCTACCTGGCAAAATACTACCCTTGGCAGACGTGGGTTTAATACGAACGAGGTTATAGATATCAATGCGGGTGAACAAAATGCAAGCCAGACTACCGGTGGTGGACAAGGCGATTGGGCAATGGAGTCTTACCTGGGCAGGATCAACTATAACTTTGGAGATCGTTACATTATTCAAGGTGCATTCCGTGCTGATGGCTCAGCAAACTTTGGACCTGAAAACAGATGGGGGTATTTCCCTTCCATCTCTGCGGCTTGGCGTGTATCAGAAGAACCATTTTTTGCGGTTCCGGTAGTTAGCGATTTAAGGTTGCGTTTTGAAACTGGTTTAACTGGTAATCAAGGTGCTGGTGGTAACATTTATGCAAGACTCAACCCATATCCAACACCATGGGGATCTGGTTTCTTAGCTGCCAACTATCCTAACCCAAATTTCAAGTGGGAAGAAACATTAACGAATAATTTTGGTATCAACCTAGGTTTATTTGAAAACCGTGTTCAATTAGAAGCTGACTACTATATCAAAAAGACAGATAATGTTATTGTGAGAAGCTCTTTACCTTGGTATATGGGATCTACTGGTAATGGTTCTGTTCAGGCTCCTCTTGTAAACTTTGGTGCACTTCAAAACAAAGGCTGGAGTGCATCTCTTAACACCATTAACATGGACAAGGGTGATTTTAAATGGGAATCAAATTTAAATATTTCCCACTTTAAAGCTGAGGTTACTCAACTTTATACAGAATCCAGTATAGTTGCTCGCAATGCTCCAGATTGGTATATCCAACCGCTTTGGTCACAAAGAACAGTAGTAGGTGAATCTCCTTGGTTCTTTTACGGTTTCATTGAGGAAGGTATTTTCCAAACTGTGGAAGAAGTTCAAGCTAGTGCACGCCCTGCTGATAGCCAGGGAAAACCTTTCCCGGTTGGACAAAATAGTGTTTGGGTAGGGGATGTAAAATTCCGTGACCTGAATGGTGATGGCATCATCAATGAGTTGGACATGACTAAAATCGGTAGCCCATGGCCTAAATACTTTGGTGGTTTCACAAACGACTTCTCTTATAAAGGCTTCAATTTAAGCGTCTTATTAACCGGAACATTTGGGAACGATGTGTACAACTATGTACGTTTCCGTAATTCAAACCCTAACAACATTAACGTGGGGCAGAATATGTTCAGAGAAGCCAGAGATTATGCCAGAGTGAATACTGAAGGTGTGTTGGAAAATCCGGGAACAAATGTTCCTCGTCTTTCTGGTGGTGATGTTAACAAGAACTTTGCCCGTCACACTTCTAAATATGTAGAAGATGGTTCTTTTGTTAGAATCAAGAACATTTCTTTGAACTATAACGTGCCTACTACACTTCTTGCTAAAACAAGATTTGTGAAGGGAGCCAGAGTGGGAGTTAGCGCTCAGAACTTGTACACGTTCACTAAATACACCGGCTACGACCCTGAGGTAGGTTCTTATGTTGGTCCAAATATTGGGAATGATAATGCTCCTATTGGGGTTGATACTGGTCGCTATCCAATTACTCCTATCTACTCTTTCAACTTTGGAATTGATTTCTAA
- a CDS encoding glycoside hydrolase family 88 protein translates to MRTFSLHLKITLLFFGLIQFGCRSGKQLGQFAPEVTTISPEAISRVYQEAAAQYKALASKLPQGQFPKTYYAKVDKLETSGSDWWCSGFYPGTLLYLYQTTGDQQLYAEASRIMEDLKKEQYNTSTHDLGFMMYCSFGNANQIKPRPEYKDILVNSAKSLSTRFNPKVGAIKSWDSDPKDFLVIIDNMMNLEILFWATRTTGDSSFYKTAVTHANTTLQHHFRPDYSTYHVLNYDPATGEVKEKKTAQGYADESAWARGQAWGLYGYTVMYRETKDQKYLTQATRMADFMLNHPNLPKDKIPYWDFNAPNIPNALRDASAGAINAAALLELCRYAPADAAKKYFNAAETILTTLSTDTYRAAPGTNGGFLLKHGVGHHPAGTEVDTPLTYGDYYYIEALRRYQELLK, encoded by the coding sequence ATGCGAACATTTTCCCTTCATCTGAAGATTACCCTGTTGTTTTTTGGATTGATCCAGTTTGGCTGCCGCTCAGGCAAACAGTTGGGTCAGTTTGCTCCTGAGGTTACCACTATTTCTCCTGAAGCAATCTCCAGAGTTTACCAAGAAGCCGCTGCACAATACAAAGCACTGGCCTCCAAGTTGCCACAAGGACAATTCCCGAAGACCTATTATGCCAAAGTAGACAAACTAGAAACCAGCGGATCTGACTGGTGGTGTAGTGGCTTTTACCCGGGAACCTTGCTGTACCTCTACCAAACAACTGGCGACCAGCAATTGTATGCAGAAGCTTCCCGCATCATGGAAGATTTGAAAAAAGAGCAGTACAATACCTCTACCCATGACCTGGGCTTTATGATGTATTGCAGCTTCGGGAACGCAAACCAGATCAAGCCGAGGCCAGAGTACAAAGACATTCTGGTGAACAGTGCCAAATCCCTTTCCACCCGCTTCAACCCGAAGGTAGGTGCCATTAAATCCTGGGATTCTGACCCGAAGGATTTCCTGGTGATTATTGACAACATGATGAACCTGGAAATCTTGTTCTGGGCTACCCGCACCACTGGCGACTCATCCTTTTACAAGACCGCCGTTACTCATGCAAACACCACGCTCCAGCACCACTTCCGGCCAGATTACAGCACGTACCATGTGTTGAACTATGATCCTGCCACGGGAGAAGTAAAAGAGAAAAAAACTGCGCAAGGCTACGCCGATGAATCAGCTTGGGCGCGGGGTCAGGCATGGGGGCTTTATGGCTACACCGTCATGTACCGGGAGACCAAAGATCAAAAATACCTGACCCAGGCTACTCGCATGGCAGACTTCATGCTGAACCACCCAAATCTTCCGAAAGACAAGATCCCTTACTGGGACTTCAACGCGCCTAACATCCCTAACGCGCTTCGGGACGCCTCTGCAGGGGCCATCAATGCGGCAGCCCTGCTGGAACTTTGCCGCTACGCTCCTGCCGATGCCGCCAAAAAGTACTTCAATGCCGCCGAAACTATCCTGACAACCCTTTCCACCGACACCTACCGAGCGGCACCCGGCACCAATGGTGGCTTTCTCCTGAAACACGGGGTTGGGCACCATCCGGCAGGTACAGAAGTGGATACGCCTCTCACTTATGGTGACTACTATTATATAGAAGCCTTGCGCCGGTACCAGGAGCTTTTGAAGTAA
- a CDS encoding fibronectin type III-like domain-contianing protein, translating to MGYRYFDTYNVEPLFHFGHGLSYTTFGYNDLKVNRQGDAVQVTLQVKNTGSVAGGEVVQLYVKDEQASVKRPEKELKAFQKVFLRPGESKTVTLTLKKDAFQFYDEGKKQWVLEPGKFQILAGSSSKDIRARGEVTL from the coding sequence GTGGGTTACCGATACTTTGACACCTATAACGTGGAGCCGCTCTTCCACTTCGGGCATGGTCTGTCTTACACCACCTTCGGCTACAATGATCTGAAAGTAAACCGCCAGGGCGATGCTGTTCAGGTAACTCTTCAAGTGAAAAACACCGGCTCAGTAGCGGGTGGTGAAGTGGTGCAGCTGTACGTGAAAGACGAGCAAGCCTCGGTGAAGCGCCCGGAGAAAGAACTGAAAGCCTTCCAGAAAGTATTCCTGAGACCCGGCGAAAGCAAAACCGTGACGCTTACCTTAAAGAAAGATGCGTTCCAGTTCTATGATGAAGGCAAAAAGCAATGGGTCTTAGAGCCCGGTAAATTCCAGATCCTGGCCGGTTCCTCTTCCAAAGACATCCGGGCCAGGGGAGAAGTGACGTTGTAA